From Prevotella melaninogenica, the proteins below share one genomic window:
- a CDS encoding Panacea domain-containing protein produces the protein MEDVQQIASYISQRYEKEYGRQIDEMKLHKLLYLTQREAIIETGEPLFEDQFEAWKYGPVLYSVHKAFQTDKLHGEMLSEETIGKYKKVFDKVFSSYAPKDSWSLSTLSHGEYSWRKAREGYDPDSACRAKIRVEDICVDAQRIKQRRIMLNILGA, from the coding sequence ATGGAAGATGTACAGCAGATAGCATCCTATATCAGTCAGCGATATGAGAAAGAATATGGCAGACAGATTGATGAGATGAAGTTGCATAAGCTACTTTATCTCACCCAACGTGAGGCTATCATTGAGACAGGAGAGCCTCTATTTGAGGATCAATTCGAGGCTTGGAAATATGGACCGGTGCTCTATTCTGTTCATAAAGCATTCCAAACTGATAAACTTCATGGTGAAATGCTCAGCGAAGAGACTATCGGAAAGTACAAAAAGGTATTTGATAAGGTCTTCTCTTCCTATGCACCAAAAGACTCATGGAGCTTAAGTACGCTTTCACATGGCGAATATTCCTGGCGAAAAGCACGTGAGGGATATGATCCCGACAGTGCTTGTAGGGCAAAAATAAGGGTTGAAGATATCTGCGTTGATGCCCAACGCATAAAGCAAAGACGAATTATGCTGAACATTTTAGGCGCATAA
- a CDS encoding DUF3408 domain-containing protein, producing the protein MARIDEKRKQRLEQAIRDMGNYGVKLRKPEELPDFDQPFDYEEEKRRFEPVDKVEEQNDKESNKDFSQPSYQETALSPTERATSTEEFHQRMGKTKDRKQLSEFQGKYLQPFRNSHRKAVYVSEETQRKLDFVVRRIGEHGASVSGYVEQVLREHLDQYKEDVERWRKL; encoded by the coding sequence ATGGCAAGAATAGATGAAAAAAGGAAACAACGCTTGGAACAAGCCATTAGAGATATGGGAAATTATGGCGTTAAGCTCCGCAAGCCCGAAGAGTTACCCGATTTTGACCAGCCCTTCGATTATGAAGAGGAAAAGAGAAGGTTTGAGCCTGTTGATAAAGTTGAGGAACAAAATGACAAGGAGAGTAACAAGGATTTTTCTCAACCGTCCTATCAAGAAACAGCGTTGTCGCCAACAGAAAGGGCTACTTCTACCGAAGAATTTCATCAAAGAATGGGAAAAACAAAGGACAGAAAGCAATTATCCGAGTTTCAGGGGAAATATCTCCAGCCCTTTCGCAACAGCCACCGCAAAGCCGTGTATGTATCAGAGGAAACCCAACGAAAGTTAGACTTCGTGGTGCGGAGAATCGGTGAGCATGGAGCGAGCGTTTCGGGATATGTCGAACAGGTACTGCGGGAACACCTCGACCAATACAAGGAAGATGTGGAAAGATGGAGGAAACTCTGA
- the erm(F) gene encoding 23S rRNA (adenine(2058)-N(6))-methyltransferase Erm(F) encodes MTKKKLPVRFTGQHFTIDKVLIKDAIRQANISNQDTVLDIGAGKGFLTVHLLKIANNVVAIENDTALVEHLRKLFSDARNVQVVGCDFRNFAVPKFPFKVVSNIPYGITSDIFKILMFESLGNFLGGSIILQLEPTQKLFSRKLYNPYTVFYHTFFDLKLVYEVGPESFLPPPTVKSALLNIKRKHLFFDFKFKAKYLAFISCLLEKPDLSVKTALKSIFRKSQVRSISEKFGLNLNAQIVCLSPSQWLNCFLEMLEVVPEKFHPS; translated from the coding sequence ATGACAAAAAAGAAATTGCCCGTTCGTTTTACGGGTCAGCACTTTACTATTGATAAAGTGCTAATAAAAGATGCAATAAGACAAGCAAATATAAGTAATCAGGATACGGTTTTAGATATTGGGGCAGGCAAGGGGTTTCTTACTGTTCATTTATTAAAAATCGCCAACAATGTTGTTGCTATTGAAAACGACACAGCTTTGGTTGAACATTTACGAAAATTATTTTCTGATGCCCGAAATGTTCAAGTTGTCGGTTGTGATTTTAGGAATTTTGCAGTTCCGAAATTTCCTTTCAAAGTGGTGTCAAATATTCCTTATGGCATTACTTCCGATATTTTCAAAATCCTGATGTTTGAGAGTCTTGGAAATTTTCTGGGAGGTTCCATTATCCTTCAATTAGAACCTACACAAAAGTTATTTTCGAGGAAGCTTTACAATCCATATACCGTTTTCTATCATACTTTTTTTGATTTGAAACTTGTCTATGAGGTAGGTCCTGAAAGTTTCTTGCCACCGCCAACTGTCAAATCAGCCCTGTTAAACATTAAAAGAAAACACTTATTTTTTGATTTTAAGTTTAAAGCCAAATACTTAGCATTTATTTCCTGTCTGTTAGAGAAACCTGATTTATCTGTAAAAACAGCTTTAAAGTCGATTTTCAGGAAAAGTCAGGTCAGGTCAATTTCGGAAAAATTCGGTTTAAACCTTAATGCTCAAATTGTTTGTTTGTCTCCAAGTCAATGGTTAAACTGTTTTTTGGAAATGCTGGAAGTTGTCCCTGAAAAATTTCATCCTTCGTAG
- a CDS encoding helix-turn-helix domain-containing protein → MAENEIITREDPQMQLFSQLMEGTLKKLERYCSTARPMLNGEVYLSGEEVCSQLRLSTRTLQEYRNSGTLPFYKIGGKILYKQSDIQAMLEKHYNPIPKKLWQE, encoded by the coding sequence ATGGCAGAGAATGAAATCATTACGCGGGAAGACCCTCAGATGCAGTTGTTTTCACAACTGATGGAAGGCACTTTGAAGAAGTTGGAGCGGTATTGCTCTACCGCCCGTCCGATGCTGAATGGTGAGGTTTACCTTTCGGGTGAGGAGGTTTGCAGCCAATTACGGCTCAGCACACGCACGCTCCAAGAGTACAGAAACTCAGGAACGCTTCCTTTCTACAAAATCGGAGGGAAGATACTCTACAAGCAGAGCGACATACAAGCCATGCTTGAAAAACACTATAACCCGATACCCAAGAAATTATGGCAAGAATAG